Proteins encoded together in one Streptomyces sp. NBC_01408 window:
- a CDS encoding trypco2 family protein, producing MIELTSVIRDLREELGRAIAAAEGEALRFELGPIELELSVALERSGQAGAKVRFWVVESGAEAAVSAVSAQRISLVLQPASAGADEPPFISGRADAHEQ from the coding sequence GCGTGATCAGGGATCTACGGGAGGAGTTGGGCCGGGCGATCGCCGCGGCGGAGGGCGAGGCGCTGCGCTTCGAGCTGGGACCGATCGAGTTGGAGCTGTCGGTCGCGCTGGAGCGGTCCGGGCAGGCGGGGGCGAAGGTGCGGTTCTGGGTGGTGGAGTCCGGTGCGGAGGCGGCGGTGAGCGCCGTCTCGGCCCAGCGCATCTCACTGGTGCTGCAGCCGGCCTCGGCGGGGGCGGACGAACCGCCGTTCATCTCCGGCCGCGCTGACGCACACGAGCAGTGA